In one window of Deltaproteobacteria bacterium DNA:
- a CDS encoding sigma-54 dependent transcriptional regulator, which produces MKKGKTVLVVDDDLGHRTMLRTLLSEWGYEIHEADDGQTAIDRVRTRPFDLILMDIRMINVSGLEALAEIRAYNPAIPIIIMTAYSSVETAVEALKKGAYDYLTKPLDFDELRLVMERAMDHSHLKEENRILKETLGSQFDTRNIIGRSQAMVKLLETVAQVAPSEATVLITGESGTGKELIAGAVHFNSPRKTGPFVKMNCAAVTETLLESELFGHEKGAFTGAHKRKEGKFRQADGGSIFLDEVSEMSLAMQVKLLRVLQEREFPRVGGEDTIKVDVRVIAATNRDLIQEVETGRFREDLYYRLNVVPLYVPALRDRNEDIPLLAGHFLKMFARKNQKQLKGFSPQAMDRLLRYHWPGNVRELMNSVERAVVLSRYEYVDEEDLPFVVKEETPEDITDIPPHIPEHGFSLEDMEKETILKTLASAGGNKSEAARRLGITRKTLHKKLKKYAATPVESPAI; this is translated from the coding sequence ATGAAAAAGGGTAAAACAGTTTTGGTCGTGGATGATGACCTCGGCCACCGGACCATGTTGCGCACCCTCCTTTCCGAATGGGGGTATGAGATCCATGAGGCGGATGATGGCCAGACGGCCATAGACCGGGTGCGCACCCGTCCTTTTGACCTGATACTGATGGATATTCGAATGATCAACGTCTCCGGTCTCGAGGCCCTGGCCGAAATCAGGGCATACAACCCGGCCATTCCAATCATTATCATGACCGCCTATTCCTCCGTGGAGACGGCGGTGGAGGCCCTGAAAAAAGGGGCATATGACTACCTCACCAAACCCCTCGATTTTGATGAATTGCGCCTGGTGATGGAACGGGCCATGGACCACAGCCATCTGAAAGAAGAAAACCGGATCTTGAAGGAGACCCTTGGGAGTCAATTTGATACGCGCAATATCATCGGACGGAGTCAGGCCATGGTCAAGCTGCTGGAAACAGTGGCCCAGGTCGCACCTTCAGAGGCGACGGTCCTGATAACCGGCGAATCAGGAACCGGCAAGGAACTCATTGCAGGGGCGGTCCATTTCAACAGCCCCAGAAAGACCGGCCCGTTTGTGAAAATGAACTGTGCCGCCGTGACAGAGACCCTGCTCGAATCGGAACTGTTCGGTCATGAAAAAGGGGCTTTCACGGGAGCCCATAAACGCAAGGAGGGAAAGTTTCGCCAGGCGGATGGCGGAAGCATCTTCCTGGACGAGGTGAGCGAGATGTCCTTGGCCATGCAGGTTAAACTGCTGCGGGTCCTTCAGGAGAGAGAGTTCCCGCGGGTGGGGGGGGAAGATACCATCAAGGTGGACGTCAGGGTCATTGCCGCTACCAATAGAGACCTCATACAGGAGGTCGAGACTGGAAGGTTCCGGGAGGATCTTTATTACCGTCTCAATGTGGTCCCCCTGTATGTGCCGGCCCTCCGTGATCGGAATGAGGACATCCCATTGTTGGCCGGACACTTCCTCAAGATGTTCGCCCGGAAGAATCAAAAACAGTTGAAAGGGTTTTCTCCCCAGGCCATGGACCGGCTGTTGCGATACCACTGGCCCGGCAATGTCCGGGAGTTGATGAATTCGGTGGAAAGGGCCGTGGTGCTTTCGAGGTACGAATACGTGGATGAAGAGGATCTCCCTTTTGTCGTCAAGGAGGAGACGCCGGAAGATATTACCGATATCCCCCCGCATATTCCCGAGCATGGTTTTTCGCTGGAAGATATGGAAAAGGAGACCATACTAAAAACGCTGGCGTCCGCCGGCGGCAACAAGAGCGAAGCAGCCAGACGGTTGGGGATCACCCGCAAGACCCTTCACAAAAAACTCAAAAAATACGCAGCCACGCCGGTAGAGTCACCGGCGATATGA
- a CDS encoding sugar phosphorylase: MEKQPEYPRKRTFYWQNPDYTRPPYEIPQQQRERMRARLKFLYGGEAADRYLPELERILKVHHAHKPPEMLEKEKDFDPRERFSETDMILITYGDIVKGDGDTPLSSLHNFVNTYNQGAINTIHLLPFFPYSSDRGFAVVDFRQVDRKLGTWADIRKKKRRYDLMFDAVLNHVSSRSEMFREFLNGNPRYLDFFIAYDSPEDLTLDQRKKIFRPRTSDILTRFDTMDGPKWVWTTFSEDQIDLNFRNPDVLIQMVDSILFYIRHGADILRLDAVTYIWAEPGTESIHLPQTHEIVKLLRDVVDVVGSGVALITETNVPHEDNISYFGNGYDEAHMVYNFALPPLVLHAFYSGDAGALSRWAAGITPPSELATFFNILDTHDGVGLMGVKNILPPEEIDFIIQNAQERGAYISYKMRGNNTQEPYEINTTWWSAVNGENSSEDLKLQIKRFLASRSIALVLRGVPGMYVHSALGTPNDYDRVKKTGVNRDINRGIIHCDAVERDLRDPNSKLSLLLSFGSRLNLTRTGNRAFHPRGDQKVLHLSSAVFAVFRTTPEGDAHILAITNVTGAEVRLEIPLEELGVKENSWQDLIGEKHWDAQEGTIQLLLRPYDVAWLKPVREIEGKGWL; encoded by the coding sequence ATGGAGAAACAACCAGAATATCCCAGGAAACGAACCTTTTATTGGCAGAATCCCGATTATACAAGACCGCCGTATGAAATACCGCAACAGCAGCGGGAGCGCATGCGGGCACGTTTAAAATTTCTTTACGGAGGAGAGGCGGCCGATAGATACCTGCCGGAGCTGGAGCGGATTTTAAAGGTACACCATGCACACAAGCCTCCGGAGATGCTGGAAAAGGAAAAGGACTTCGATCCCAGGGAGCGATTCTCGGAAACCGACATGATTCTTATCACCTATGGGGATATTGTGAAGGGGGACGGCGACACCCCATTGTCCTCGCTTCACAATTTCGTAAACACCTATAACCAGGGCGCCATCAACACCATTCACCTCCTTCCCTTTTTCCCCTACTCCTCAGACAGGGGGTTTGCGGTGGTCGATTTCAGGCAGGTGGATCGCAAGCTGGGTACGTGGGCAGACATTCGAAAAAAAAAGAGGCGGTATGACCTCATGTTTGATGCCGTACTCAATCATGTATCATCCAGGAGCGAGATGTTTCGGGAATTCCTGAACGGAAACCCGAGATACCTCGACTTTTTCATCGCCTATGATTCACCGGAGGATCTGACTTTGGACCAGCGAAAAAAGATATTTCGCCCCAGGACCTCCGACATTCTCACTCGATTTGATACCATGGATGGCCCCAAATGGGTCTGGACCACGTTTTCCGAGGACCAGATCGACCTGAATTTTCGGAACCCCGATGTCTTGATCCAGATGGTGGACAGTATTCTCTTCTACATCAGACATGGGGCGGATATCCTTCGCCTGGATGCAGTGACCTACATATGGGCCGAGCCGGGAACCGAGAGCATCCATCTTCCCCAGACCCACGAGATTGTCAAGCTTCTGCGGGACGTGGTGGATGTGGTCGGATCAGGGGTCGCCTTGATCACCGAAACCAATGTGCCGCACGAAGACAATATTTCCTACTTCGGAAACGGATACGACGAGGCCCACATGGTGTATAACTTCGCCTTGCCCCCGCTGGTACTGCATGCGTTTTACAGCGGAGACGCCGGGGCCCTCTCCAGGTGGGCCGCAGGGATTACCCCCCCTTCCGAGCTGGCCACATTTTTCAACATCCTGGACACCCACGACGGTGTGGGCCTCATGGGGGTGAAGAACATCCTTCCCCCGGAGGAAATCGATTTCATCATACAAAACGCTCAAGAGCGGGGTGCATATATCTCTTACAAAATGAGGGGAAACAACACTCAAGAACCCTATGAGATCAACACCACGTGGTGGAGCGCTGTAAACGGCGAAAATTCCTCGGAGGACTTGAAGCTTCAGATCAAGAGATTTCTCGCCTCCCGGAGCATCGCTCTGGTGTTGAGGGGAGTCCCGGGCATGTATGTCCACAGCGCCCTCGGCACTCCCAATGATTATGACCGGGTGAAAAAGACCGGAGTGAACCGGGACATCAACCGGGGGATTATACACTGTGATGCGGTGGAGCGAGATTTACGCGATCCCAACTCGAAGCTGTCGCTGCTCCTTTCGTTCGGAAGCAGGCTCAACCTCACCCGGACCGGAAATCGGGCCTTTCACCCACGGGGAGATCAGAAGGTGTTACATCTCTCCTCCGCTGTCTTCGCGGTCTTTCGGACCACACCAGAGGGAGATGCGCATATCCTGGCAATCACCAATGTGACGGGAGCGGAAGTGCGGCTGGAAATCCCTCTTGAAGAATTGGGGGTGAAAGAAAACTCATGGCAGGATCTGATCGGCGAGAAGCACTGGGATGCTCAGGAAGGGACGATTCAACTCCTGCTGCGGCCATACGATGTGGCATGGCTGAAACCGGTAAGGGAAATCGAAGGCAAGGGATGGCTCTAA
- a CDS encoding sodium:solute symporter codes for MHTDFLAIDKVILIIYFAGIILFGAYFRKKAGTAAGFMVADGKLPGWAVGLSMLGTFVSSITFLAYPGQAYNFNWDVFVFSLTLPIAALAATLYFIPLYRTRVKVSAYEYLEQRFGPWARVYGSISFMLGSLARIGMILFLVSIVLHNLTGWSYATIIIMTGIGVTFYTVLGGIEAVIWTDVIQVIILFGGAVATAIILLSGMPEGPGQVFSIARQHNKFSFGSWDLDLIRPTAWVVVLYGIIENFRNFGVDQNYVQRYQATRSIKDASRSVWTATIAYIPVSALFLFIGTGLFAYYTVHPGLLPASLAGPLSGDKIYPHFIVTQFPVGIRGLIVAAIFAAAMSSIDSSLNCVSTLSLLDFYKRYLNRDADEKESIRMLRGFTIFWGILGTLTGLAMIRVQTALETGWQLAGIAGGGVVGLFLLGIAFHWVKRWQAVVAVILSIISIIWATFARNLPEPWDWMECAWHARMIGVIGTLTLLIVGVGLGIMTIFKKK; via the coding sequence ATGCACACAGATTTTCTTGCCATCGACAAGGTCATCCTGATCATCTATTTCGCAGGGATTATCCTCTTCGGGGCCTATTTCCGCAAGAAGGCCGGCACCGCCGCAGGTTTTATGGTTGCCGATGGAAAACTCCCCGGGTGGGCCGTGGGGCTTTCCATGCTGGGGACCTTTGTGAGCAGCATCACCTTTCTGGCATATCCGGGCCAGGCGTATAATTTTAACTGGGATGTCTTTGTGTTTTCCCTGACCCTGCCGATTGCGGCCCTGGCAGCGACCCTCTATTTCATCCCCCTCTACCGGACGCGGGTGAAGGTGTCGGCCTATGAATACCTGGAACAGCGTTTCGGCCCATGGGCCAGGGTCTACGGGAGCATCAGCTTCATGTTGGGCTCCCTGGCCCGCATCGGCATGATCCTCTTTCTGGTGTCTATTGTCCTCCATAACCTGACCGGGTGGTCATATGCAACCATCATCATTATGACCGGTATCGGTGTCACCTTCTATACGGTACTGGGCGGTATCGAGGCCGTAATCTGGACCGATGTGATCCAGGTGATTATCCTCTTCGGGGGCGCCGTGGCCACCGCAATCATCCTGTTGTCGGGCATGCCTGAAGGTCCCGGGCAGGTATTCTCCATTGCCCGGCAGCACAATAAATTCTCTTTTGGAAGCTGGGATCTGGACCTGATCAGGCCCACCGCCTGGGTGGTGGTCTTGTACGGCATTATAGAGAATTTCAGGAACTTCGGTGTGGACCAGAATTATGTGCAGCGCTACCAGGCCACCCGCTCCATCAAAGACGCCTCCCGCTCCGTATGGACCGCAACCATCGCCTACATACCGGTTTCCGCCCTTTTTCTCTTTATCGGCACGGGTCTATTCGCTTATTACACGGTCCATCCCGGCCTCCTTCCTGCTTCACTGGCAGGGCCGCTGTCGGGCGATAAGATATACCCCCACTTTATCGTAACGCAGTTCCCCGTGGGAATTCGAGGCCTCATTGTCGCTGCCATTTTTGCAGCGGCCATGAGCAGCATCGATTCGTCCCTCAATTGTGTATCCACCCTGTCCCTCCTCGACTTTTACAAGAGATATCTGAACCGTGACGCAGATGAAAAGGAATCCATCAGGATGCTCAGGGGGTTCACCATCTTCTGGGGCATCCTGGGAACACTCACCGGTCTGGCCATGATCCGGGTTCAGACCGCCCTCGAAACCGGCTGGCAGCTGGCAGGGATTGCAGGGGGCGGAGTGGTCGGCCTGTTCCTGCTGGGGATCGCATTTCATTGGGTCAAACGCTGGCAGGCAGTGGTTGCGGTGATCCTCAGCATCATCAGTATTATCTGGGCCACCTTTGCCCGTAATCTGCCGGAGCCATGGGACTGGATGGAATGCGCCTGGCATGCCCGGATGATCGGCGTGATCGGGACCCTCACACTCCTCATTGTCGGCGTTGGTCTCGGTATTATGACAATATTCAAGAAAAAATAA
- a CDS encoding RsmB/NOP family class I SAM-dependent RNA methyltransferase yields the protein MTALFEQYTDIIPDFSSFQESLRRPLPTHIRINRLRVEPATLIQLLEEKGVCLTRASQRYDTLCLAPGLSSPGNLLEYFLGYIHPQALTSAMAALVLSPSEHCALLDMCAAPGGKSSHCADLMNNTGLIISNDLYTNRHPALGHTLARMGVLNAVVTAYQAQEFPLKHRFDFVLADVPCSCEGKFRKTETASRYREVRGKEMLPDLQKKILFRGFDLLKENGRLLYSTCTYNPRENESVVDRLLNERDAELFPIDIGIDLDPGLTEWKCETYDKRLGKAVRFYPHRIDSVGFFMAGIGRRS from the coding sequence ATGACCGCTCTTTTCGAACAATACACCGATATTATCCCTGATTTTTCCTCTTTTCAGGAAAGTCTGCGCAGGCCCCTTCCCACTCACATCAGAATCAACCGACTGAGGGTCGAGCCCGCTACGCTGATTCAATTACTGGAAGAAAAAGGGGTTTGCCTGACCCGGGCATCCCAGAGATATGACACCCTCTGCCTCGCGCCCGGGTTGTCTTCGCCCGGAAACCTGCTGGAGTACTTCCTCGGCTATATTCACCCCCAGGCCCTTACCTCTGCAATGGCCGCCCTGGTGCTTTCTCCTTCAGAACATTGCGCTCTGCTCGACATGTGCGCAGCCCCCGGTGGAAAGAGCAGCCATTGTGCAGACCTTATGAACAATACCGGACTGATCATTTCCAATGATCTTTATACCAACAGACACCCGGCCTTGGGACACACCCTCGCCAGGATGGGCGTTCTGAATGCGGTGGTAACCGCCTACCAGGCCCAGGAATTCCCATTAAAGCACCGATTCGATTTTGTGTTGGCCGATGTCCCCTGTTCCTGCGAGGGAAAATTCAGGAAAACGGAAACAGCAAGCCGTTACCGGGAGGTCAGGGGGAAGGAAATGCTCCCGGACCTGCAGAAGAAGATCCTTTTTCGGGGCTTTGACCTTCTCAAGGAAAACGGTCGTCTACTCTATTCCACATGCACCTACAATCCCCGGGAGAATGAGTCTGTGGTAGACCGCTTGTTAAATGAGCGGGACGCGGAACTGTTTCCTATTGACATAGGTATCGACCTTGATCCCGGGTTGACAGAATGGAAGTGTGAAACATATGACAAACGACTTGGAAAGGCGGTCAGATTCTATCCCCACCGCATCGATTCAGTGGGCTTCTTCATGGCCGGGATTGGCCGGAGAAGCTGA
- a CDS encoding aminopeptidase has translation MLTRKQLDKYADVLLWGLKTARNGKFKKGDVVLVQFDLPAVQLAEILQGKLLDIGMNPVIRSSLTPDMEHNFYEKASSSQLAFRGSWQEDLYRHLNGRIYLHSPTSLTHLADIDPKRIGRHAVAMKPLRDIMREREDQGMLGWSLCMMPTEALAEKAGLSLRQYANQIIKACYLDKPDPVAEWKRLFKEAQVIKKWINSLDVDYYHVKSEGVDLKIRPGEKRQWIGVSGHNIPSFELFISPDWRGTEGTYMADQPSFRSGNLVEGVRLVFKKGIVTEATAKKGEAFTRKQLKMDTGASRVGEFSLTDKRFSKIDKFMASTLYDENHGGRYGNCHLAVGASYSDTYDGDPAELTKEMKEKLGFNDSALHWDLVNTNNKIVTAHLVTGESVVVYENGMFCCWELNN, from the coding sequence ATGCTGACCAGGAAACAGTTGGATAAATATGCGGATGTACTATTGTGGGGGTTGAAGACAGCCAGGAACGGCAAGTTCAAAAAGGGAGATGTGGTACTGGTACAGTTTGATCTTCCGGCTGTTCAGCTGGCAGAGATCCTTCAGGGAAAACTTCTCGACATCGGAATGAACCCGGTCATCCGTTCGAGCCTGACCCCCGATATGGAGCACAATTTTTATGAAAAGGCCAGCAGCAGCCAGCTTGCCTTCAGGGGGTCCTGGCAGGAAGACCTCTACCGGCACCTCAACGGAAGGATCTATCTTCACTCCCCCACCTCCCTTACTCACCTGGCTGACATCGATCCCAAACGGATCGGCCGCCATGCCGTGGCCATGAAGCCGCTTCGCGACATCATGCGCGAGAGGGAAGACCAAGGCATGCTGGGCTGGAGCCTCTGCATGATGCCTACCGAGGCCCTTGCGGAAAAGGCGGGCCTTTCGCTCAGGCAATATGCCAACCAGATCATCAAGGCGTGCTACCTGGACAAACCCGATCCGGTCGCGGAATGGAAGCGCCTGTTCAAGGAAGCTCAAGTCATCAAGAAATGGATAAACAGCTTGGACGTTGACTACTACCATGTGAAATCCGAAGGAGTTGATCTCAAAATAAGGCCCGGCGAAAAGCGTCAGTGGATCGGGGTATCCGGGCATAATATCCCCAGCTTTGAACTCTTTATCTCTCCTGACTGGCGGGGGACCGAGGGGACCTACATGGCCGACCAGCCTTCTTTCCGGAGCGGCAATCTGGTGGAAGGGGTACGGCTCGTATTCAAGAAAGGCATCGTGACCGAGGCAACGGCCAAGAAAGGGGAGGCCTTTACCAGGAAGCAATTGAAAATGGACACGGGGGCATCCAGGGTAGGCGAATTCTCCCTCACGGACAAGCGCTTTTCCAAGATAGACAAATTTATGGCCAGTACCCTTTACGATGAAAACCATGGCGGCCGGTACGGGAACTGCCACCTGGCAGTAGGCGCCTCCTACTCGGACACCTATGACGGGGACCCGGCCGAACTGACCAAGGAGATGAAGGAGAAGCTGGGATTCAACGACTCCGCCCTCCACTGGGACCTGGTAAACACCAATAACAAAATCGTCACAGCCCACCTTGTCACGGGCGAATCGGTGGTGGTGTACGAAAACGGGATGTTCTGTTGTTGGGAATTGAATAATTGA
- a CDS encoding sugar phosphate isomerase/epimerase, which translates to MGKDETGRNRIHLGGTARSPADVSALNRMGLQFAEISIPDPEQFPRHIGEYQVIMDKLGIYYLCHGPREGDPNNVDTLETVYLPKLLKILSIMPQLNMRLLTIHLWVDPRFVSPDIIAYKVGFLKRLLNRADASDITVCIENLSENATHLSGIFEALPSLNLTLDLGHAQLLTARNTSFEIIREFPERIKHIHLHDNLGGTSVKDDLHLPVGKGIIDVEGIFKNLSRIGYNRTITLELRPDEIRENLKAVTQRLRDSGFSV; encoded by the coding sequence TTGGGAAAAGACGAAACAGGGAGGAATAGGATCCACCTCGGGGGCACGGCCCGCAGCCCGGCGGATGTGAGCGCCCTTAACCGCATGGGGCTTCAGTTCGCTGAAATTTCTATCCCAGACCCGGAGCAGTTCCCACGCCACATCGGTGAATACCAGGTGATCATGGACAAGTTGGGCATCTATTATTTGTGCCATGGCCCCCGGGAAGGCGATCCGAACAACGTGGACACCCTGGAGACGGTCTATCTGCCCAAACTTTTGAAAATTCTCTCCATCATGCCTCAATTAAACATGCGGTTGCTGACAATCCATCTCTGGGTGGATCCCCGCTTTGTGAGCCCTGATATCATCGCATATAAGGTGGGGTTTCTAAAAAGGCTCCTAAACAGGGCCGATGCTTCAGACATCACGGTCTGTATCGAAAACCTGAGCGAGAATGCAACGCATTTATCCGGGATCTTCGAGGCCCTGCCGTCCCTGAACCTGACGCTCGATCTGGGACACGCCCAACTCCTTACCGCTCGAAACACCAGTTTTGAGATCATACGGGAGTTCCCCGAAAGGATCAAACATATCCACCTCCACGACAATCTCGGGGGAACTTCAGTAAAAGACGACCTTCATCTCCCGGTGGGAAAAGGGATCATCGATGTTGAGGGGATATTTAAGAATCTGAGCCGGATCGGATACAATCGAACGATTACACTGGAACTCAGGCCGGACGAGATACGGGAAAATCTCAAAGCAGTAACACAGCGACTCCGTGATTCAGGATTCAGCGTCTGA
- a CDS encoding PaaI family thioesterase, translated as MEEKSIQDYYDDDFAICYGCGRLNEHGHHLKSYWDGDEIVCHVRPEPYHTGAQNFVYGGLVASSMDCHGTGAAAAAKHKHDGKKLGVDKMARFVTASLQVDFLAPVPIDGVMEIRARIEEIKGRKVTVVMTLTVNDVLCAKGKMIAVQIPDDYLEKYNPPSK; from the coding sequence ATGGAAGAAAAGAGCATTCAGGATTATTACGACGACGATTTCGCCATCTGTTACGGTTGCGGGAGACTGAATGAGCATGGTCACCATCTCAAGAGTTACTGGGACGGAGATGAAATCGTTTGTCATGTTCGTCCGGAACCGTATCATACGGGTGCGCAGAATTTTGTTTATGGCGGTCTGGTGGCGTCCTCCATGGATTGCCATGGGACCGGGGCGGCGGCTGCTGCCAAGCACAAACATGACGGGAAAAAGCTGGGAGTCGATAAAATGGCCCGGTTTGTCACCGCTTCTCTCCAGGTGGATTTCCTGGCGCCGGTGCCTATTGACGGCGTGATGGAGATTCGCGCCCGGATTGAAGAGATCAAGGGCCGGAAGGTGACAGTGGTCATGACCCTGACCGTCAATGACGTGTTGTGTGCCAAGGGAAAGATGATCGCTGTTCAGATACCGGATGATTATCTGGAGAAATATAATCCCCCCAGCAAGTAA
- a CDS encoding SufD family Fe-S cluster assembly protein, whose protein sequence is MLDAIDKDLLKAVADLEGIPKGAYNIRKNGELLGREVSANINIEANEAGSGIIVRIRPGTVNESVHIPVIVSQAGLHDVVYNTFIIGEDSDVTIVAGCGIHCGTSKSQGHEGIHEFQVKEGARVKYVEKHVALGEGKGKRALSPTTKVYLAEGAYAEMELSQLGGVDEADRVNTAELSAGSSLLITERVMTDGNQTAVSRNEIILAGENSKSNMISRSVIRGNSKQDFYATMDARAKCFGHIECDAILMENGSNETVPSLKARHPDAELTHEASIGKIADDQLMKLMSLGLTYDEAVNRIIQGFLK, encoded by the coding sequence ATGTTAGATGCTATCGATAAAGATCTGTTGAAGGCGGTTGCAGACCTGGAGGGGATTCCCAAAGGGGCCTACAATATTCGAAAGAACGGCGAGCTTCTGGGCCGGGAGGTGTCGGCCAATATTAATATCGAGGCCAATGAAGCAGGGTCCGGGATCATCGTCCGAATCAGGCCGGGCACGGTCAATGAATCGGTTCATATCCCCGTTATTGTAAGCCAGGCCGGTCTCCACGATGTGGTATACAACACCTTTATCATCGGAGAGGACTCGGATGTCACCATCGTTGCCGGGTGCGGGATCCATTGCGGCACTTCCAAGTCACAGGGGCACGAGGGAATCCATGAATTCCAGGTTAAAGAGGGCGCACGAGTCAAATACGTGGAGAAGCATGTGGCCTTGGGCGAAGGCAAGGGGAAGCGGGCACTGAGCCCGACCACAAAGGTCTATCTGGCCGAGGGCGCTTATGCGGAAATGGAGTTGAGCCAGCTCGGGGGGGTGGATGAGGCCGATCGGGTCAATACCGCGGAACTCTCTGCGGGAAGCTCCCTCCTTATCACCGAACGGGTCATGACCGACGGCAATCAAACCGCGGTGTCCCGAAATGAGATCATCCTGGCCGGTGAAAACAGCAAGTCCAACATGATTTCCCGGTCGGTCATCCGGGGGAATTCGAAGCAGGATTTTTATGCCACCATGGATGCCCGGGCCAAATGCTTCGGGCACATCGAATGCGATGCGATCCTCATGGAAAACGGCTCCAATGAAACGGTTCCCTCTCTGAAGGCCAGGCATCCGGATGCAGAACTCACCCACGAGGCCTCTATCGGGAAGATCGCGGATGACCAGTTGATGAAACTCATGAGCCTGGGGCTCACCTATGATGAGGCCGTGAACCGGATTATACAGGGATTCTTGAAGTGA
- a CDS encoding ATP-binding cassette domain-containing protein, which produces MLEIKDIVFSVPDSNAPEKGALKTIIDRVSYTFEKGKFYAITGPNGSGKTTLAKLIMGVYNVTSGSILLEGKDITRLGITERARSGIAYSFQHPARFKGTTFRDLLSIAAGTDDEDKLLKIVARVGICSLDFLDKPVDSKLSGGEIKKVELATTIARNPRVAIYDEPDTGIDLWTIDPMVQLLKREQEAYGTTTIVVSHNRAFLSAADTLLLIRKGRIAYAGDLDGASALLKDLSACGYEEICEGETDVRCYR; this is translated from the coding sequence ATGCTTGAGATCAAAGATATTGTTTTTTCCGTACCGGATTCGAACGCTCCTGAAAAGGGAGCTCTGAAGACCATTATCGACCGGGTGAGCTACACCTTTGAGAAGGGGAAGTTTTATGCCATCACCGGCCCGAACGGGAGCGGCAAGACCACCCTCGCGAAACTGATAATGGGGGTATATAATGTGACTTCAGGATCTATTTTATTAGAGGGGAAGGACATCACACGACTCGGTATAACAGAGAGGGCCCGGTCAGGAATTGCCTACAGTTTCCAGCACCCGGCCCGGTTCAAGGGCACCACCTTCCGCGACCTTCTCTCCATCGCTGCGGGCACGGATGATGAGGATAAACTGCTGAAGATCGTGGCCCGTGTAGGGATCTGCTCCCTCGATTTTCTGGACAAGCCGGTGGATTCAAAATTGTCCGGCGGGGAGATCAAGAAGGTGGAACTGGCCACCACCATCGCCCGCAATCCCAGGGTCGCCATATATGACGAGCCTGATACGGGGATTGACCTCTGGACCATCGATCCGATGGTGCAGCTCCTGAAACGGGAGCAGGAGGCCTATGGGACCACCACCATTGTGGTCAGTCACAATCGGGCCTTCTTGTCGGCCGCGGATACCCTCCTCCTTATCAGGAAGGGAAGGATCGCCTATGCAGGGGATCTGGATGGGGCCTCCGCCCTCCTGAAGGACCTGAGCGCATGCGGATATGAAGAGATCTGTGAAGGAGAGACCGATGTTAGATGCTATCGATAA
- a CDS encoding integration host factor subunit alpha, translating to MTVNKAHLSSVICNRLDVPNGQASHLLESLLAKIKGTLASGEDVLISGFGKFSVKEKNERRGRNPQTGDDLMLDGRRVVRFRPSSVLREKINWDS from the coding sequence ATGACCGTTAACAAGGCTCATCTTTCATCCGTGATCTGTAACAGGCTCGACGTTCCTAATGGACAAGCCTCCCATCTTCTGGAATCCCTATTGGCAAAAATTAAAGGAACCCTTGCTTCTGGTGAGGATGTTCTTATCAGCGGGTTCGGGAAATTCTCTGTGAAAGAGAAAAATGAAAGGAGGGGCAGGAATCCGCAGACAGGGGATGACTTGATGCTTGATGGCAGGAGGGTTGTAAGGTTTAGACCTTCATCGGTCCTTAGGGAAAAGATAAATTGGGATAGCTAA